In Scyliorhinus canicula chromosome 18, sScyCan1.1, whole genome shotgun sequence, a single window of DNA contains:
- the kcnj2a gene encoding inward rectifier potassium channel 2a produces MGSVRANRYSIVSSEEDGMKLATIAVANGYGNGKSKIHTRQQCRSRFVKKDGHCNVQFVNMSEKGQRYLSDIFTTCVDIRWRWMLVIFCLSFILSWLLFGCMFWLIALMHGDLDATVVHKPCVSEVKSFTAAFLFSIETQTTIGYGFRCVTEECPIAVFIVVFQSIVGCIIDAFIIGAVMAKMAKPKKRNETLIFSDNAVIAMRDGKLCLMWRVGNLRKSHLVEAHVRAQMLKSRITPEGEYIPLDQVDVNVGFDSGIDRIFLVSPITIVHEIDEDSPFYDLSKQDMDNADFEIVVILEGMVEATAMTTQCRSSYLASEILWGHRFEPVLFEEKNYYKVDYSRFHKSYEVPNTPLCSARDLAEKKYMLTTPNTFCYENEVALMNKDDEDSETGTPASPSTETLTNTDHNQATVPLEPRPLRRESEI; encoded by the coding sequence ATGGGCAGCGTGCGTGCCAACCGCTACAGCATTGTGTCCTCAGAGGAAGACGGGATGAAACTGGCTACAATAGCAGTTGCCAATGGCTATGGCAatggcaaaagcaaaatacaCACCAGGCAGCAATGCCGGAGTAGATTTGTGAAGAAGGATGGCCATTGTAATGTTCAGTTTGTAAATATGAGTGAGAAAGGACAGCGCTACTTGTCGGACATCTTCACAACCTGTGTGGACATTCGCTGGCGGTGGATGCTGGTCATCTTCTGCCTGTCCTTCATTCTGTCCTGGCTGTTGTTTGGTTGCATGTTTTGGCTTATTGCACTGATGCATGGTGACTTGGATGCCACAGTGGTGCATAAACCATGCGTTTCCGAGGTCAAAAGCTTTACTGCTGCATTTCTATTCTCCATTGAGACACAGACCACGATTGGATATGGCTTCCGCTGTGTGACAGAAGAGTGCCCCATTGCTGTGTTCATCGTAGTATTTCAGTCCATTGTGGGCTGCATCATTGATGCTTTCATCATTGGTGCTGTCATGGCCAAGATGGCCAAACCAAAAAAGAGAAATGAAACGCTAATCTTCAGTGACAATGCTGTGATCGCTATGAGAGATGGAAAGCTCTGCTTAATGTGGCGAGTTGGAAACTTACGCAAAAGCCATTTAGTGGAAGCCCATGTACGGGCCCAGATGCTTAAATCTAGAATAACACCAGAGGGTGAATACATACCCTTGGATCAAGTAGACGTTAATGTAGGCTTTGATAGCGGAATAGATAGAATATTTCTCGTGTCACCTATTACAATAGTACATGAAATTGATGAAGACAGTCCTTTCTATGACTTGAGCAAACAGGACATGGACAATGCAGACTTTGAAATAGTCGTGATTCTTGAAGGAATGGTGGAAGCTACAGCAATGACCACTCAATGTCGCAGCTCGTATCTTGCCAGTGAAATTCTTTGGGGTCACCGATTTGAACCAGTGCTCTTTGAGGAGAAGAACTACTACAAAGTTGACTATTCCCGCTTTCACAAAAGCTACGAGGTGCCTAACACGCCTCTCTGTAGCGCCAGGGACTTGGCAGAAAAGAAATACATGCTCACCACACCCAACACTTTCTGTTATGAAAATGAAGTGGCTCTCATGAACAAAGACGATGAGGACAGTGAGACTGGGACACCAGCGAGTCCAAGTACAGAGACCCTAACTAACACGGACCATAATCAGGCCACAGTTCCACTTGAACCTCGCCCACTGAGACGAGAATCTGAAATCTAA